The following proteins are encoded in a genomic region of Alistipes shahii WAL 8301:
- a CDS encoding sensor histidine kinase → MKLVYRILLHLSWALSLLLAAWAVLFYFTLIDEINDEVDDALEARAEVIVKRVLAGRELPVPADEGNNGYFLHEVSPQYAAAQHHERYSDEEIFIPERDDKEPARVLRKLFRDGAGQWRELTVMTPTIEKDDLRESILRWMVCLYLFLLLMILLVTVIVLYRTMRPLYALLRWLDGYTVGARNAPLAVETSVTEFRKLNDAARRYAERAESSFERQKQFIGNASHEMQTPLAVCRNRLEMLVDDAHALTGEQLGEIAKVQRTLDYLVRLNRSLLLLSKIDNGQFPEAEEVDVNALVRRTAEDMEEIYAYRSMRFALVDEGPLTARMNPSLAGSVVANLLKNAFVHGDEGGEVTVRVAPRRFTVCNSGAGGPLDAGRIFDRFYQGTKKEGSTGLGLAVVDAVCRLYGLKVSYSYKEGRHCFAVDFPA, encoded by the coding sequence TTCTGGCGGCATGGGCCGTGTTGTTTTACTTCACGCTGATCGACGAGATCAACGACGAGGTGGACGACGCGCTCGAAGCTCGTGCCGAAGTGATCGTCAAGCGGGTTCTGGCCGGACGGGAGCTTCCCGTTCCGGCGGACGAGGGCAACAACGGCTATTTCCTGCACGAAGTGTCGCCCCAATATGCCGCCGCACAGCACCACGAACGCTATTCCGACGAGGAGATTTTCATTCCCGAACGCGACGACAAGGAGCCGGCCCGCGTGCTGCGCAAGTTGTTCCGCGACGGCGCGGGGCAATGGCGCGAGCTGACGGTGATGACTCCGACCATCGAGAAGGACGACCTCCGGGAGTCGATCCTCCGGTGGATGGTCTGCCTCTACCTCTTCCTGCTGCTGATGATCCTGCTGGTCACGGTCATCGTGCTCTACCGCACGATGCGGCCGCTCTACGCCCTGCTGCGGTGGCTCGACGGTTACACCGTGGGGGCGCGGAATGCGCCGCTGGCCGTCGAGACCTCCGTCACGGAGTTCCGGAAACTCAACGATGCCGCGCGCCGCTATGCCGAGCGGGCCGAGTCGTCGTTCGAGCGGCAGAAACAGTTCATCGGCAACGCCTCGCACGAGATGCAGACTCCGCTGGCGGTCTGCCGCAACCGGTTGGAAATGCTGGTCGACGATGCGCATGCGCTCACCGGGGAGCAGTTGGGCGAGATCGCCAAGGTGCAGCGGACGCTGGACTACCTCGTGCGGCTCAACCGTTCGCTGCTGCTGCTGTCGAAGATCGACAACGGCCAGTTCCCCGAGGCCGAAGAGGTCGACGTGAACGCACTGGTGCGCCGCACGGCCGAGGACATGGAGGAGATTTACGCCTACCGCAGCATGCGCTTTGCGCTCGTGGACGAGGGGCCGCTCACGGCGCGGATGAATCCGTCGCTGGCCGGGAGCGTGGTCGCCAACCTGCTGAAAAACGCATTCGTTCACGGCGACGAGGGCGGCGAGGTGACGGTGCGCGTCGCTCCGCGTCGCTTCACGGTCTGCAACAGCGGTGCGGGCGGTCCGCTCGACGCCGGGCGTATCTTCGACCGGTTCTATCAGGGAACGAAGAAGGAGGGTTCTACGGGGCTGGGCCTTGCCGTGGTCGACGCAGTCTGCCGTCTCTACGGGTTGAAGGTGTCCTATTCTTATAAGGAGGGGCGGCATTGCTTCGCGGTCGATTTCCCGGCGTGA
- a CDS encoding PepSY-like domain-containing protein yields the protein MKKFTILLASLAVMASSVPAFAGKDRIITVGELPAVAQQFVQTHFKAVEVSYAKVDEELFDKDYKVVFVNGSKVEFAKDGAWKEVDCKYGEVPAAIVPQQIRDYVAKNFAGRKIVSIDRDKRDWEVKLDNGLDLKFDLQFRLIEIDD from the coding sequence ATGAAAAAGTTCACGATTCTTCTCGCTTCGCTGGCCGTCATGGCCTCTTCGGTTCCCGCTTTCGCCGGTAAAGACCGGATCATCACCGTCGGCGAACTTCCCGCCGTTGCGCAACAGTTCGTCCAGACCCACTTCAAGGCTGTCGAGGTCTCCTACGCCAAAGTCGACGAGGAACTGTTCGACAAGGATTACAAGGTGGTCTTCGTCAACGGCTCGAAGGTCGAGTTCGCCAAGGACGGAGCGTGGAAGGAGGTCGACTGCAAGTACGGCGAGGTTCCCGCAGCCATCGTTCCGCAGCAGATCCGCGACTATGTCGCCAAGAACTTCGCAGGCCGCAAGATCGTCTCGATCGACCGCGACAAGCGCGACTGGGAGGTGAAGCTCGACAACGGTCTCGACCTGAAATTCGACCTTCAGTTCCGCCTGATCGAGATCGACGACTGA
- a CDS encoding ferritin has product MLSKKLHEAMNAQINAELWSAYLYLSMSMDAEAKGLKGVANWFYVQFQEEQDHARIFMNYILSRDAEVKLLPIEEVRTAWTSPLEMFQDTLVHEKEVTAMINNLAAIAAEDKDYASSNMLVWFVDEQVEEEESAREMITACEAVEGNKFGLYMLDKELAARTYTQASPLATANA; this is encoded by the coding sequence ATGTTAAGCAAGAAATTACACGAAGCGATGAACGCGCAGATCAATGCCGAGCTTTGGTCGGCCTATCTCTATCTTTCGATGTCGATGGACGCCGAGGCCAAGGGGCTGAAGGGTGTCGCCAACTGGTTCTACGTACAGTTCCAGGAGGAGCAGGACCATGCGCGGATCTTTATGAACTACATTCTCTCGCGCGACGCCGAGGTGAAGCTGCTCCCGATCGAGGAGGTGCGCACTGCTTGGACTTCGCCGCTGGAGATGTTCCAGGACACGCTGGTCCATGAGAAGGAGGTTACGGCCATGATCAACAATCTGGCCGCCATCGCCGCCGAGGACAAGGATTACGCTTCGTCGAACATGCTCGTCTGGTTCGTCGACGAGCAGGTCGAGGAGGAGGAGTCGGCACGCGAGATGATCACCGCCTGCGAGGCCGTCGAAGGCAACAAGTTCGGGCTGTACATGCTCGACAAGGAGCTGGCCGCCCGCACCTACACGCAGGCTTCGCCGCTGGCGACCGCCAACGCATAA
- a CDS encoding GNAT family N-acetyltransferase has product MEIRKTETPSRELLLLADEVEASVADYIGRGTCYAACDDGRIVGQYVLIHTRPFTAEVVNIAVVPDRQRQGIATALLAHAVDTARRAGFRLLEIGTGNSGFGQIALYERCGFVRCGIDVDYFRKHSPTPIFENGVECRHMVRLRMELV; this is encoded by the coding sequence ATGGAAATTCGCAAAACCGAAACCCCTTCGCGGGAACTGTTGCTGCTGGCCGACGAGGTCGAAGCCTCGGTGGCCGACTACATCGGCCGCGGAACGTGCTACGCCGCCTGCGACGACGGCCGGATCGTCGGACAGTACGTGCTGATCCACACGCGGCCCTTCACGGCCGAGGTCGTGAATATCGCCGTCGTGCCCGACCGTCAGCGGCAGGGCATCGCCACGGCCCTTTTGGCCCACGCCGTCGACACGGCCCGCCGGGCGGGGTTCCGCCTGCTCGAAATCGGCACGGGCAATTCGGGATTCGGGCAGATCGCCCTCTACGAACGCTGCGGATTCGTCCGCTGCGGCATCGACGTAGACTATTTCCGCAAGCACAGCCCTACGCCGATCTTCGAAAACGGCGTGGAGTGCCGCCACATGGTGCGCCTGCGCATGGAACTCGTTTGA
- a CDS encoding YqaA family protein: METITEFLIDWGYWGLFLSALIAGSVLPFSSEAVMVVLAGMGLDPVGCVVAAALGNTLGGMTCYWIGTLGKTEWITRLGVSTRQLARARKFLSGRGALMAFFAFLPTIGEAIAIVLGLMRSNVWLTGSAMLAGKTLRYIVVLATFRGALSLF, encoded by the coding sequence ATGGAAACAATCACCGAATTTCTCATCGACTGGGGCTACTGGGGCCTCTTCCTCTCGGCGCTGATCGCCGGAAGCGTCCTGCCTTTCAGCTCCGAGGCGGTGATGGTGGTGCTCGCAGGCATGGGGCTTGATCCCGTGGGATGCGTCGTCGCGGCCGCGCTGGGCAACACGCTCGGCGGCATGACCTGCTACTGGATCGGGACGCTGGGCAAGACCGAATGGATCACCCGGCTGGGTGTCTCGACGCGCCAACTGGCCCGGGCGCGGAAATTCCTCTCGGGACGCGGGGCGCTGATGGCCTTCTTCGCCTTCCTGCCCACCATCGGCGAGGCCATCGCCATCGTGCTGGGACTGATGCGCAGCAACGTGTGGCTGACCGGCAGCGCGATGCTCGCGGGCAAGACCCTGCGTTACATTGTCGTACTGGCGACCTTCCGGGGCGCCCTATCCCTTTTCTGA
- a CDS encoding Crp/Fnr family transcriptional regulator, producing MNINRYITEAEFSELAAFIRREGVVRRFARGERLSGQGLRSHRCGLVVQGAFRYVHADAAGEEHVVGYAFAGEFVGDYISMCVDAPSQVTIGAMCGAEALLVPGERLETFYRTDAACERLGRRLAEHMLAEVYERLLDRYAASPQQRYEALTERCPDVLQLVPLRELASYLGVRPETLSRIRRRVR from the coding sequence GTGAATATCAACCGCTACATAACGGAGGCCGAATTTTCGGAACTCGCCGCCTTTATCCGCCGCGAGGGCGTCGTACGGCGTTTCGCCCGCGGCGAACGCCTCTCCGGGCAGGGACTCCGCAGCCACCGCTGCGGACTGGTCGTGCAGGGCGCTTTCCGTTACGTGCACGCCGACGCCGCGGGAGAGGAGCATGTCGTGGGTTACGCCTTTGCCGGAGAGTTCGTCGGCGACTATATCTCGATGTGCGTCGATGCGCCGTCGCAGGTGACGATCGGGGCGATGTGCGGCGCCGAGGCCCTGCTTGTTCCCGGCGAACGGCTCGAAACCTTCTACCGCACCGATGCCGCCTGCGAGCGGCTGGGCCGCAGGCTGGCCGAACACATGCTGGCCGAGGTTTACGAACGCCTGCTGGACCGCTATGCCGCCTCGCCGCAGCAACGCTACGAGGCCCTGACGGAGCGTTGTCCCGACGTGTTGCAGCTCGTTCCCCTGCGGGAACTGGCCTCCTATCTGGGCGTGCGTCCCGAGACGTTGAGCCGCATCCGCCGCCGTGTCCGCTGA
- a CDS encoding SDR family NAD(P)-dependent oxidoreductase: protein MKRAIVIGATSGIGRALAERLAAEGYRVGVTGRREALLEELAASRPGSFCYAAADIMDPAAACAALERLAGELGGMDLCVVSAGTGDLNPGLDYALEEPAIRTNVVGWTAAVDWAYGRFEERGGGHLVVITSVGGLRGGGAAPAYNASKAYQINYAEGLRQRAAKSGLPLPVTDIRPGFVATEMAKGEGLFWVMPVDRVVEGIVRAIRRRRSVAVVTRRWRLPAWLIRHMPECIYRKMG from the coding sequence ATGAAACGAGCGATTGTCATCGGGGCCACTTCCGGCATCGGCCGGGCGTTGGCCGAACGCCTTGCGGCCGAGGGATACCGGGTCGGCGTGACCGGGCGGCGCGAGGCGTTGCTGGAGGAGCTGGCGGCCAGCCGTCCGGGCAGCTTTTGTTACGCCGCGGCCGACATCATGGACCCTGCCGCCGCCTGTGCGGCGCTGGAACGCCTCGCCGGAGAGCTGGGCGGCATGGATTTGTGCGTGGTCAGCGCCGGAACCGGCGACCTGAATCCCGGACTGGACTATGCGCTGGAAGAGCCGGCCATCCGCACCAACGTCGTGGGCTGGACCGCGGCGGTCGACTGGGCCTACGGTCGTTTCGAGGAGCGGGGCGGCGGCCATCTGGTCGTCATCACGTCGGTCGGGGGCCTGCGCGGCGGCGGTGCGGCTCCGGCCTACAACGCCTCGAAAGCCTATCAGATCAACTATGCCGAGGGCCTGCGGCAGCGGGCTGCGAAGTCCGGACTGCCCCTCCCGGTAACCGACATCCGTCCGGGATTCGTCGCGACGGAGATGGCCAAGGGCGAGGGGCTGTTCTGGGTGATGCCCGTCGACCGGGTCGTGGAGGGGATCGTGCGGGCCATCCGCCGCCGCCGTAGCGTGGCGGTCGTCACACGCCGCTGGCGGCTGCCTGCGTGGCTGATCCGGCACATGCCGGAGTGTATTTACCGTAAAATGGGATGA
- a CDS encoding nucleoid-associated protein yields MLYTEDTRIEALAVHVVGNKSKDEPLTVSPELSAQVADEGLMRTLTAYFLGGFKSEECYNLHHETDLGCNEVWNFACRIFDDPEALLEHSVSLAKHLYESGMHPQIKGGEFYTVYFSDCNFGGERCDALGLFKSETRDTFLDVEQQAGGVHIAAREGIDIKRLDKGAVIFNTEREEGFAVFVVDNTNRTEARYWIDDFLRVRQRQDNYHNTHNTLAMCKKYVTKHLSKEFEVSKADQAELLNETMKYFQEQESFSMDDFSEKVIRQPEVVESFTRFRQEYEQDRDIRIEDEFGISDSAVKKQARSYKSVIKLDRNFHIYVHGNRNLLEQGEDEKGKFYKVYYEEEE; encoded by the coding sequence ATGTTATACACCGAAGATACGCGCATCGAAGCGCTGGCCGTACACGTCGTCGGCAACAAATCGAAGGACGAACCCCTGACGGTCTCGCCCGAACTCTCGGCACAGGTCGCCGACGAAGGGCTGATGCGCACGCTCACGGCCTATTTCCTCGGCGGCTTCAAGAGCGAGGAGTGCTACAACCTCCACCACGAGACCGACCTCGGGTGCAACGAGGTCTGGAACTTCGCATGCAGGATCTTCGACGATCCGGAGGCGCTCCTCGAACATTCGGTGAGCCTGGCCAAGCACCTCTACGAGAGCGGCATGCACCCGCAGATCAAGGGCGGCGAATTTTACACGGTCTACTTTTCGGACTGCAATTTCGGCGGCGAACGCTGCGACGCGCTGGGGCTGTTCAAGTCCGAGACGCGCGACACGTTCCTCGACGTCGAACAGCAGGCCGGAGGGGTGCACATCGCGGCCCGCGAAGGCATCGACATCAAACGGCTGGACAAGGGAGCCGTCATTTTCAACACGGAACGCGAGGAGGGGTTTGCGGTCTTCGTCGTCGACAACACCAACCGCACCGAAGCACGCTACTGGATCGACGACTTCCTGCGCGTGCGCCAGCGGCAGGACAACTACCACAATACGCACAACACGCTGGCGATGTGCAAGAAATACGTCACGAAACACCTCTCGAAGGAGTTCGAGGTGTCGAAGGCCGACCAGGCCGAGCTGCTCAACGAGACGATGAAGTATTTCCAGGAGCAGGAGAGCTTTTCGATGGACGATTTTTCGGAGAAGGTGATCCGCCAGCCGGAGGTCGTGGAGAGCTTCACGCGCTTCCGCCAGGAGTACGAACAAGACCGCGACATCCGCATCGAGGACGAATTCGGCATCTCGGATTCAGCCGTCAAGAAGCAGGCGCGGTCGTACAAGAGCGTCATCAAGCTCGACCGCAATTTCCACATCTACGTCCACGGCAACCGCAACCTGCTGGAGCAGGGCGAGGACGAGAAGGGCAAGTTCTACAAAGTCTATTACGAAGAGGAGGAGTAG
- a CDS encoding glycoside hydrolase family 2 TIM barrel-domain containing protein, protein MKKILLCWLAAATALTAGAQSNEWQDAGVNAVNRMPMHGSWFAYESPEAAQTGDKTLSERFVTLNGNWKFNWVRDADQRPTDFFRVGYNDKGWNDMPVPGLWELNGYGDPVYLNVGYAWRGWFKNDPPHVPVEQNHVGSYRRTVDIPAAWAGRQIVAHFGSVTSNIYLWVNGRYVGYSEDSKLEAEFDLTPYVKPGRNLIAFQVFRWCDGTYLEDQDFFRLSGVGRDCYLYARDKRQITDIQVDAAPSANYTAGTVAVKAFFPRQARGCSVELALTDAQGRSVASQQLRVTKDEERCTLDAGKVALWSAETPVLYGLTATLRAPAGEVIEVIPLRIGFRDVKIEGGQLLVNGRPVLIKGANRHEMDPDYGYYVSEGRMLEDIRIMKENNINAVRTCHYPDDARWYSLCDQYGLYVVAEANIESHGMGYGEKTLAKNPLYAKAHLERNERNVQRSINHPSVIIWSLGNEAGDGPNFDACYDWIKAYDPSRPIHHERAVYSPGSRNTDIICPMYWDYERCEKYLAENPAKPLIQCEYAHAMGNSMGGFREYWELIRREPKYQGGFIWDFVDQSLHKKGRNGVTVYGYGGDWNPYDPSDQNFCDNGLIGPDRIPNPHMEEVRYYYQSVWTSWAGDAGNTVEVLNENFFRGLENYDLHWEVLCDGTPLRRGVVDGLKAAPQQRVRITLPYDPATLPAAGELLLDVAYKLKTAEGILPAGHTAARAQLPIREYVFTAPAAKSAAEGESLFVADNHKDFLIVAGNGLRLDFSRKTGFITRYEVRGLDFLADGSTLRPNFWRAPTDNDFGAGLQHKMAVWKQPEMKLKTLTHAEADGIVTVKAGYEMPGVQATLEIEYAVDNTGAVTIAQSLHATPGAQVPDMFRFGMRFEMPEAFDRLQYYGRGPGENYADRKSSAFVGLYRQSVDEQFHPYIRPQETGTKSDLRWWHLADIGGRGLTVTSDAPFSASALHYPQESLDEGPAKRQGHSPEVEKQKNVSVCLDKVQYGLACVNSWGALPLPEYRIPYADYTFRLKIAPATRL, encoded by the coding sequence ATGAAGAAAATCCTCTTATGCTGGCTGGCCGCGGCGACGGCGCTGACGGCCGGCGCGCAGAGCAACGAATGGCAGGACGCCGGCGTGAATGCCGTGAACCGAATGCCGATGCATGGCTCCTGGTTCGCGTACGAATCGCCGGAAGCCGCACAAACGGGCGACAAGACCCTCTCGGAGCGGTTCGTCACGCTGAACGGAAACTGGAAATTCAACTGGGTGCGCGACGCCGACCAGCGACCGACGGACTTTTTCCGCGTCGGCTACAACGACAAAGGCTGGAACGACATGCCCGTGCCGGGACTCTGGGAGCTGAACGGATACGGCGATCCGGTCTACCTCAACGTCGGTTACGCCTGGCGGGGCTGGTTCAAAAACGATCCGCCGCACGTTCCCGTCGAGCAGAACCACGTGGGTTCCTACCGCCGTACGGTCGACATCCCCGCGGCATGGGCCGGCAGGCAGATCGTCGCGCATTTCGGCTCGGTGACGTCGAACATCTACCTCTGGGTCAACGGCCGCTATGTGGGTTACAGCGAGGACAGCAAGCTGGAGGCCGAGTTCGACCTGACGCCCTACGTGAAACCCGGCCGGAATCTCATCGCGTTCCAGGTCTTCCGCTGGTGCGACGGCACATACCTCGAAGATCAGGACTTCTTCCGCCTTTCGGGCGTGGGCCGCGACTGCTACCTCTACGCGCGCGACAAACGGCAAATTACGGACATTCAGGTCGACGCCGCGCCTTCGGCCAACTACACCGCGGGAACGGTAGCCGTCAAAGCCTTCTTCCCCAGGCAGGCGCGGGGATGCAGCGTCGAACTGGCGCTCACCGACGCCCAAGGGCGCAGCGTCGCGTCGCAGCAGCTGCGCGTCACGAAGGACGAGGAGCGCTGCACGCTCGACGCCGGGAAAGTCGCCCTGTGGAGCGCCGAGACGCCCGTGCTGTACGGACTGACGGCGACGCTCCGCGCGCCGGCGGGCGAAGTGATCGAGGTCATTCCGCTCCGGATCGGATTCCGCGACGTGAAGATCGAGGGCGGGCAGCTGCTCGTCAACGGCCGGCCGGTGCTGATCAAGGGCGCCAACCGGCATGAGATGGACCCCGACTACGGCTATTACGTCTCCGAGGGGCGCATGCTGGAGGACATCCGCATCATGAAGGAGAACAACATCAACGCCGTGCGCACGTGCCACTACCCCGACGACGCCCGCTGGTACTCGCTCTGCGACCAATACGGACTCTACGTCGTGGCCGAGGCCAATATCGAGTCGCACGGCATGGGTTACGGCGAAAAGACGCTGGCCAAGAATCCGCTCTACGCCAAGGCGCATCTGGAGCGCAACGAACGCAACGTGCAGCGCAGCATCAACCATCCGTCGGTCATCATCTGGTCGCTGGGCAACGAAGCGGGCGACGGGCCGAACTTCGACGCCTGCTACGACTGGATCAAGGCTTACGACCCCTCGCGGCCGATTCACCACGAACGGGCCGTCTATTCGCCCGGCAGCCGCAACACGGACATTATCTGCCCGATGTACTGGGACTACGAGCGGTGTGAGAAATACCTCGCCGAGAATCCCGCCAAACCGCTGATCCAGTGCGAATACGCCCACGCCATGGGCAACTCGATGGGCGGATTCAGGGAGTACTGGGAGCTGATCCGCCGCGAACCGAAATATCAGGGCGGATTCATCTGGGATTTCGTGGACCAGTCGCTGCACAAAAAGGGGCGCAACGGCGTGACGGTCTACGGCTACGGAGGCGACTGGAACCCCTACGACCCCTCGGACCAGAACTTCTGCGACAACGGCCTGATCGGTCCCGACCGCATTCCGAACCCACACATGGAGGAGGTGCGCTACTACTACCAGTCGGTCTGGACCTCGTGGGCCGGCGATGCGGGGAATACGGTGGAGGTCCTCAACGAAAATTTCTTCCGCGGCCTCGAAAACTACGACCTCCATTGGGAGGTGCTCTGCGACGGGACGCCCCTCCGCCGGGGCGTCGTCGACGGACTGAAAGCCGCGCCGCAGCAGCGCGTGCGCATCACGCTCCCCTACGATCCGGCCACGCTGCCCGCGGCGGGCGAACTGCTGCTCGACGTGGCCTACAAACTCAAGACGGCCGAAGGCATCCTGCCCGCGGGCCACACCGCGGCGCGCGCCCAGCTGCCGATCCGCGAATACGTCTTCACGGCTCCCGCGGCGAAATCCGCAGCCGAAGGTGAATCGCTCTTCGTTGCGGACAACCACAAAGACTTCCTAATCGTCGCGGGCAACGGCCTGCGGCTCGACTTCAGCCGCAAGACGGGCTTCATCACCCGTTACGAAGTCCGCGGGCTCGACTTCCTGGCCGACGGCTCCACGCTGCGCCCCAACTTCTGGCGCGCGCCGACCGACAACGACTTCGGCGCCGGACTGCAACACAAAATGGCCGTCTGGAAACAGCCGGAGATGAAACTCAAGACGCTGACCCATGCCGAGGCCGACGGCATCGTCACGGTGAAGGCCGGCTATGAAATGCCCGGGGTGCAGGCCACGCTGGAGATCGAATACGCCGTCGACAACACGGGCGCCGTCACGATCGCACAGTCGCTGCACGCCACGCCGGGGGCCCAAGTTCCCGACATGTTCCGCTTCGGCATGCGCTTCGAGATGCCCGAGGCGTTCGACCGCCTGCAATACTACGGCCGCGGCCCGGGCGAGAACTACGCCGACCGCAAATCGTCGGCCTTCGTGGGACTTTACCGCCAGAGCGTCGACGAGCAGTTCCACCCCTACATCCGCCCGCAGGAGACCGGCACGAAGAGCGACCTGCGCTGGTGGCACCTCGCGGACATCGGCGGACGGGGTCTTACGGTGACCTCCGACGCTCCGTTCTCCGCCTCGGCGCTTCACTACCCGCAGGAGTCGCTCGACGAAGGCCCCGCAAAACGACAGGGACACTCGCCCGAGGTCGAAAAGCAGAAGAACGTTTCGGTATGCCTCGACAAGGTGCAGTACGGACTGGCGTGCGTCAACTCGTGGGGCGCGCTGCCGCTGCCCGAATACCGGATTCCCTACGCCGACTACACGTTCCGCCTGAAGATCGCGCCTGCGACCCGCCTATAA
- a CDS encoding helix-turn-helix domain-containing protein: protein MKDLFEYSTPELVRMLGTRFKEYRMRCNLTQKEVSELSGVGLTTIHKFENGTAGNLSLSTFILLLKVVGQINSLDDILPELPESPYLMRENEKKAQRIRHSK from the coding sequence ATGAAAGATTTGTTTGAATACTCCACTCCTGAGCTAGTACGCATGTTGGGTACTCGTTTTAAGGAATATAGAATGCGGTGCAATCTGACACAAAAAGAAGTGTCGGAACTTTCAGGTGTCGGGCTTACTACCATACACAAGTTTGAAAATGGCACGGCAGGCAACCTTTCATTGTCAACATTTATTCTCTTGTTGAAGGTCGTCGGTCAGATTAATTCTTTAGACGATATTTTGCCGGAATTGCCCGAATCGCCTTATCTTATGCGTGAAAATGAGAAAAAAGCGCAACGAATCAGACACTCTAAATAA
- a CDS encoding type II toxin-antitoxin system HipA family toxin — translation MMKSLKIILWEEEIGRLAWDERRHLSYFTYNPDFIRKGLNISPLVAPVDGTRGLLPVWGEDAKIYQKLPAFVADSLPDAWGNQLFDLWRQQQKISNSEINPLDKLSFIGRRGMGALEFIPETNRERRTEKIDVKSLADLAERIFVERENARIMPEESITMQSLLTVGTSAGGRQPKAIIAINRETGEIRSGQIAALEGYDYYLLKFGNSEYCSAELEMTYYKLATMAGINMMPSMLYSVDGNNHFLTRRFDRNGGKKIHTQTLAAIYPDAESYEQLISVCRKLRLPDADCQEVFRRMVFNILSNNTDDHNKNFSFIMSDDGSWRLAPAYDITYIIDRGGYLPNKEHCMYIRTKLYDITRSDVIEFARDNGIRRPDAIIKDVVSSLKQFRTIAAEIGISESWIGRVESTIANHLKVWGEWECEVEDAAMEIDGHAISNMRVEQTYKGNYHLLASIDGVERKFVINKKNADFAYIEQIGLANLTTEYLKSLVGKCFNL, via the coding sequence ATGATGAAGTCGTTAAAAATAATACTTTGGGAAGAAGAAATTGGTCGTTTGGCTTGGGATGAACGCCGACATCTTTCTTATTTCACATATAATCCCGATTTTATCAGAAAAGGATTGAATATATCCCCTTTGGTTGCACCTGTTGATGGTACCAGAGGGCTGTTGCCTGTTTGGGGTGAAGATGCCAAGATTTACCAGAAGCTTCCGGCATTTGTCGCAGATTCATTGCCTGATGCCTGGGGTAACCAATTGTTTGATTTATGGCGTCAACAGCAAAAAATATCCAATTCAGAGATAAATCCGTTGGATAAGCTCTCGTTTATAGGCAGACGAGGAATGGGAGCGTTAGAATTTATTCCGGAAACTAACAGGGAGCGAAGAACAGAAAAAATAGATGTTAAGTCGTTGGCAGATTTGGCAGAACGCATTTTTGTAGAAAGGGAGAATGCCCGTATTATGCCAGAGGAGTCCATAACCATGCAATCTTTGTTGACTGTAGGTACATCCGCTGGGGGGCGTCAGCCGAAAGCGATTATTGCGATAAACAGAGAAACAGGAGAGATACGAAGCGGTCAAATTGCAGCTTTGGAAGGATATGACTATTATCTTCTCAAATTTGGTAACTCCGAATATTGTTCGGCAGAATTAGAAATGACTTATTATAAGTTGGCAACTATGGCAGGTATAAATATGATGCCGTCAATGTTATATTCAGTGGATGGAAACAATCATTTTTTAACCAGACGGTTTGATCGTAATGGTGGAAAAAAGATTCATACACAGACTTTGGCTGCCATATATCCCGATGCAGAGAGTTATGAGCAATTGATATCTGTTTGCCGTAAGCTCCGTCTGCCTGATGCGGATTGCCAGGAAGTATTTCGAAGAATGGTCTTCAATATTCTATCGAATAACACAGATGACCATAACAAAAATTTTTCGTTTATTATGAGCGACGATGGCTCTTGGCGTCTTGCCCCTGCATACGATATTACTTACATCATTGATAGAGGTGGTTATTTGCCAAACAAGGAACATTGCATGTATATTCGGACTAAACTGTATGACATCACACGCTCGGATGTTATTGAATTTGCCCGTGATAACGGAATTCGTCGTCCCGATGCTATCATCAAAGATGTTGTTTCTTCATTGAAGCAATTCCGTACAATAGCAGCAGAGATTGGGATATCGGAGTCGTGGATAGGCAGAGTTGAGTCAACTATCGCCAACCACCTGAAGGTATGGGGCGAATGGGAGTGCGAAGTCGAAGATGCTGCAATGGAAATCGATGGACACGCCATCAGCAATATGCGTGTTGAGCAAACTTATAAAGGGAATTACCATCTGCTGGCAAGCATTGATGGCGTAGAAAGAAAATTTGTGATAAATAAAAAGAATGCAGACTTTGCCTATATAGAACAAATTGGTTTGGCAAATCTTACGACTGAGTATTTGAAATCTCTGGTGGGAAAATGTTTTAATCTGTAA